The genomic DNA aatttctagggagggagaaagaaggtgAGGTGGTCAGGGCTGGGCCAAGCTCACAGACGCAGAAGCACTGGAACCCGCGGGCAGCCAGGAGCCGCCAGGATGGGGCTTTGGGCAGGGACGTGGAGGCAGGGTCTGCAGCATGGAGGGGCCACTCTGCGTCTACTTGCCCAGATCAGAAATGCTTCCACCTCCTCCGTCGGGGGAGACATAACGGCTGGCCCTTGTCCGAAGGCCAGCAGCTGATCCTCCTGGCTTCCCATCCCTCCCCGCATCCTCCTGGGGCTCCTGCTCACACAGTGGCTGGCAGTGAACTCATGGGGTCCCCAGGTGGGAGAAGGGGCATTGGGCTCAAGGCTGGGTACTCACTGGGGACCTAAGCACCCAGGAAATGGATGGGTCAGCAGAGGAGGTGGCTGAGAGAAGGCACTGAAGGCCGTGGGCGGCAGCATGTCTGGCtggagaggggaggtgggggcacATATGGGGGCTGCTCCACTGGCCAGACGGAGAGCCACCAAGAGCCACCAGTCCTGAGGAAGGGAGGAGCTCTGGGTACGTGAGTTTGAGGTGTATGTAGCCCTGTGGAACCCCAGAATTCCAAATGCCAGGGCGGAAGGGACCCCAGGGCTTAGCTCAGTGATACCAGCCTTGTACAGCCAGGGCCAGGTGGCACCTTAATGGCACAGCCATGTTCTTTGGTCCTAGGCCCCTCTTTCCTGAGCACCTCCCATGAGGGAAATGCAGGTCCAGCGTTTAAATCCAGGGCCCTAGAAAAGCAGATGAAACACCTGGGGTCTAGCCCAGCCTGGGAGGCAAGCTTGGAGGAGGTGCCAAGACTGCAGTCCAGGACCTGAACCGAGAGTCCAAACAGGCCCAGGGCTGCCGCCCTCCACAGGGCCCACTTCAGCCCGGGCAGCTCCCAGCTATGAGCAGGAGACTGATGCCTGGGAGTGCACATACGGGGCTCTGGGGTGCTGGAAATGGGGCATCCATAGTGTGAATAGAAGCCCAGAAGCCAGGGAAAGAGCCTGACCTCTGACCTGCCCAGCCCCTGGTGGCAGGTGCCCAGGGACAGCTGCCCTTTTTCAAGGGGCTCATTAGCCCTGCGTGGTGGGCACCTTTGACACAGCCCTCCTGCTTCCGTTGGAGGGTGAGCCTGGGCAGAGGAGCAAGCTCAGGCTTGGGTCGAAGGACAGCTGTGCCCCTGGCTGCCTGCCTCCCCCGTGTGGAGCAGCTGCACGTCACCCTCCAGAGTACCCTGGGGCAGGCAGCAGGGCAGTGGAAGGGAGCCCTTCACGCTCACCTGTTCACCAGCCAGTCATCACAGTGCACACGGACGTGAGAGCAGAGGCTGCCCCTGGTGGGGGTGGGCCGGGGTACTGGTCACTCCTCTGGTTCCCTGGCGCCCAGGCCTCACACTCATCCCTCTGCCTGCAGCACAACAGACGTGCACACGGTGGCCTCCCTGCTGAAGCTCTACCTGCGGGAGCTCCCTGAGCCTGTGGTCCCCTTCGCCAGGTATGAGGACTTCCTTAGCTGCGCCCAGCTGCTCACCAAGGACGAGGGGGAGGTTAGTGGCTCATGGGGACCCATCCTGGGGGGGTGGGCCTGCTAGTTGGTGGCGGGTATGTGGAGACAGGACTTTCTGTGACTCTTCATGGCACACAGATCCTGCCACCTGCTGTGTGTCAGGGGGGTGGTGCCCTGGAGCAGCCTGCTCTGTGGGGGACAGGCCTAGACCTCCTAATCTGGGGAGGGCCGGAACATCCCACTGTGTGTGGAGGGCACTCTGGGGCGAGGTGCCTGGAGCATCCCCTCCCTGTGTGCGGCCCTCTGTCTCCCGGAGGGGCAGGTACTTCCTAAAGCAGGCCGTGTCCCAGCCGTGCCCctgagcacagggagctcaggctGGGCCACCACCCAGTAGGCACTCCTGCTCCATCACCTGCTCCCACAACCAACTCAGGCTGCCCAGGCCGGCCGTGGGGTTCAGAAACAACCAGACCTTTCATCTGTTTCTATCCCGCCGCCTCCCAAAAGAATTCGAGACTGCTCCCAGGAcaggcccccccaccccacccccgcagtGCCCGCCTGCAGCCCTGGTGGGCTCCGGCTGGGGAAGGACTGTTTGCGCTCCCTCTGGCCGTGTGGGAGATGAGGGGTCTTTATCTGGCAAATATTTGTACTTGATCAGTGAGCTGGCCCTGACATTCCTCTGTGGCCCCGCAGAGGTACCTCCCTCACAACGGCTTCTCAAAAGTAAATCTGCTTCCCCCCAGAGGTCACAAGCCTCTGGGAGATGGAAGTGGTGGTGGTCACCTGGGGCCAGGCCCATGGGCTGTGGATGGAGGTCTGGACTCGGATTCTCACCCCCTACTCCCTCTAGTAAGAGAAGGACTGGGGCCTGCTTGCTGGTCTTTGAAATGCTGTTTTTCCTCTCTCAATCCCAAGGGAACTCTGGAGTTGGCTAAACAAGTGAGCAGCCTTCCCCTGGTCAATTACAACCTGCTCAGATATATCTGCAAGTAAGTGACTAGGGGTGGGGCTTCCCTCCCCTGTGCTCTGGCTCCCTGCCCTTCAGCGGGGTCGGGGGGCCTGGGTCATGCTTCCACTCACATGTCTGTCAAGCCAATGGGGAATATAGAAGAACACAGTCACTGCACTCATAGAGCTTACAGTCCTGAGCACATCATTCCTGAAGGAAAAGGATACAGCCTTTGTTCCTTCTGCCTCCTCTGCGTGCCTCTCACCATCCCCTCCCCATGGTCTGCCTCCTGACCACGACCTAGGCTTAGGGTGCCAGGCGAGGACACGCAGGGTGGCCTTCACCCAGCCCCGTGTCTGGGGGGATCTGGGCCTTCCTGGGCATCTGCCCCCACTGCAGGTGGGAGAATTATGTGTCCTTCCATGACAGGCCCTTGTCCCAGTGGCCTTTGCTTCTGACGGCCCTCTCAGATCTTAGGGGAAGCTCTGCCTTCTTCCAAGCCTGGCAGGGCAGCTGGCTGTGCTTAGCAGCTGTGGAAATGTGGATGCAGCTGAGCACGGGAGCCAGGCAGCTCCCAGTAGATCTGGCATCAGGATTTGCTTCTCTGCCAACTGTCTTTTCCTTACATTGCAGGTTTCTGGATGAAGTTCAGTCCCACTCAGACGTCAACAAGATGAGCGTCCAGAACCTGGCAACCGTTTTTGGACCTAATATACTTCGGCCACAGATAGAAGACCCAGTGACCATCATGGAAGGTAATGGTGGGGGTGTGCGTGGTGCTCTGGGCTCGCCTTGATCCTGGGCAAGTCCTCAGCATCCTCAACGCCAGGCCGGCAGGAAGGGCGGCTCCATCCCTGGGGATTAGGCAGCAGCCTCTCTGGACCTCCTCACCGCCTCCTCCAGCGCCTCCTCCCCCATGGGGTCAGCTATAAGAGGAAAAGGAGCTTTGCCCTGTGGATGGGGTCATAAGGTGCAGTTAGAATGGTGAGAGAGGCTGGGGGGCGGGTGTGGAAAAGGTCAGCGCACTTGCCCTTGAACACACACAGATGTTTTTGCTTTACTAAAGTAATTTTCGATTAAGTAATTGTCACAGGCTTCTTCTGGATGTCAGAGCTTTTGCAAACCCTAGGAATATTCCGTTCTATAATGAAGactaataatgatgaaaaaaaaaatagcaacagcAGCTGTTTTAACACGCCCCGGCCTCTGCTAAGTACTTTACTTCTACCACCGTGTTTTAATCTTCACAAGCAGCCCGTGCTGTGGTTACTGCCCCCAGTTTAAGGATGAGGAGACAGGCCAGGAGAGGCAAGGTGACTCTGTCAGCCCGACTTTTCAAAGGGCACAGGTGCAGGCTGGCATGGAAATGAGAGCCCTGCTTGGAGACCCCATGGAAGACTGCCGGCGGGGTTAGTGTGAGAGCCTAGCCGCTCACAGGCAGGAAACCCGCAGCCAGTCCCGGCTGAGCGCAGATGCCGGCGGAGACTCACACGGGACCCACCCGACGCCAGCTGGAGCCCGCTGCCCCCGGCGCCAGGCAGGCTGAGGGCAGAGGGGCCATTCCTGCCGAGCGTGACctaggggaggggcagggtgggctGTGGAGCTGTCCCTCGCCGCCCCCAGCCAAGGGTGTGACCGTTGGGGTTGATGCTCTCGCTTGGCACGCCCTTGGCCTGACGGGCAGGTCTCCCCAGAGCTCCCGCCTGCCAGGTTGTGCAAATGTCTGAGGGCAGATGCTCACCCCACTGACTTGCTGAGCTCCTGCCTCACCTACTTTTCTGGACTAAAGATTGTTTACTTAGTTTTCCCCACGATTCTCAGTTACTTCTAGTGGGAGGGTCCACCCAAGTACTTCACCCTCCTCATCACGCAGAAGCCTCCCCAGTCTCTGGTATTCGGTTGAGGACAAGAGGAGGGAACGAGGCAGCAGGATCGATACCATGGTCCCTCTGCACCGCCTCCCTTTGTCActgacccctccccccaccccacagcctcAGGAACCGAGTCCCCACAGATGCCACAGGCTGCATCTCAGGGGCTGTGGCCTGGAGAAGAGggattgtgtgcatgtgtggggggCTGTTCACGTTGGGGGGCAGCCGTGTACACCTGTCTGTGTGCACGGGGTTGTGTATGTGTGCCTACACGCACCTGTAAGACCTCTCTACTCTGTGTCCCAGAGCCCTGTGCCTCCCAGAGTATGGACGGTCAGGCACGGCCACTGTGGGCAGCATATGGGGCAGCCGAGAGGGCCCTGCCGTCCAGGTCCTGGCTTCCAGTCCCAGCCTGCCCTTGGCTCAGCCCGCAGCCTAAACAGGCACTGTGCCTGCTCGTCCCCCCGCCAGCCGGGTGGAGTGGGTGCGAAGGGACAGTGCTGCTCTGTGCTCCAGGGCCCACATTTGGAGGAGGGGGATTCTTGGGTATGGTCCTTATGTCCCTGCCTGGATTTGGAGGGGGTGGTGGCCGTCCTTTCCTTTGGGGCGGCACGTGGCAAGCTCTCGTTAAGTCCTCACTTGATTAGCCTGGTTTGGGGCTACTATCAGGGCTGGGCACCCTGGGTTCGAGCTGCAGCTTCCCCTGACTGGTCTGGAGAGCCTGAACTGGAGGTATTCACAGCCAGTCTCTTGTTCCTTCTTCCTGGCAGGCACCTCTCTGGTCCAGCACCTGATGACTGTCCTGATCCGCAAACACAGCCAGCTCTTCACTTCGAGGACCACGGAAGTGCCAGCCTCCCCACGTGGGAGCCCACCATGCACCGTGGGATGGGGCTCCGAGGAGGTCACCAGGGACAGCCAGGCAGAGCCCGGCAGCCCCAGTGCCCCTGGCCTGCCCTCGCACAGGACCTCTTCTCTGGATGGGGCTGCCGTGGCGACATTCTCTAGAACCTCTCCCACAGGCCTGGGTAGCCGAAGCAGCCCTGCTGCCACCCCTGGGAAGAAGGTGCAGACTCTGCCCAACTGGAGGTCTTCCTTCCGGCAGTCAGGGTCCCGGTCGGGGAGCCCGAAGGTGGGCATCTCATCCCTGGAGGTGCCCATCATCTCCTCCGGAGGGAACTGGCTCATGAATGGGCTGTCCTCCCTGCGAGGCCACCGCAGGGCCTCATCGGGAGACCGGTTCAAGGACTCAGGCTCCGAGCAGAGACTCTCCACCTATGACAAcgtgcccctgcccagcccctttCCCAGCACGCCCAGCGTGGCCAGCATGCCATGGTCTGGGGCCTCCTCCTGCGAGGCCTCAGCCAGGGGCTCGGTCAGCAGCTGCGCAGCGTGCAGGGCCAGTGGCTCTTCCGCCTGCAGCTCCCTCCACACTGAGGGGGCCCTCGAgccctcccctgtccccagcaGCAGTGAGGAGTGCAGATCCCCAGACCTGGACCACGGCCTGGACAGGGTGGGCGCCTGCATCAGCAGCAGTGAGCCCAGTGACCCAGGCAGCCCCACCCAGGACCTCACCCACCGTACTGAGGCTCTCCAGGGCCTGGTCACGGAGCTCCGGGCAGAGCTGTGCCGGCAGAGGACTGAGTATGAGACGAGTGTGAAAAGGTAAAGGGCTGCAGCTGCTGGGCAAGTGTGAGGTGGGCGCTCCCTGGGCCGGGCAGGGCCCTTGCAGCCAGCCAGCTCACTGGGCACCAGTCTGGGCAGTCAGCCTCTGGCTCTGAAAGAAAGTCTCCTGGAGGCAGGGCTCAGAGCAGCCAGTGCCCAGGAGCCCCCTTTCTGGGACAATGCCCACAGGAcagggctgggagtggagggGTGGGGATCCTATGTCTGGGAAAGCTCAGGAGCTGAGGGGCTGGCATGCTGTCAGAGGCCTTTGATGGAGAGGCTCAGAGTGGTGGTCCCTCTGGGGCCCTCAGTCAGAGAGGAGGCAGGCCCCCAAGGTATGTCCTGTAGCCCAGGAACTGGGACTGGGGCAGGGCACGCGTGCACTGCAGGCCCCAGGCCAGCCTGGTTGACTGCCCACGGTTGGACCTGATGTAGAGTGAGGACTTCTTCTGGATCGAAATCTGATTTTCTCTGAGGAGGGAGCTGGCCTTGCCGAGCCAAGCCCTCCCTTCCGCTGGGTCACAGAGGACACCTCGTgccaccttttttttaaaatatataaatttatttttgtctgtgttgggtattcgatgctgcccacgggctttctctagttaccgtgagcaggggctactcttcgttgtggtgcgcgggcttctcattgtggtggcttcttttgttgcggagcacaggctctaggtacacaggcttcagtagttgtggttttgccagctctagagcgcaggcccagtagttgtggcacatgggcttagttgctctgcggcatgtgggatcttcccggaccagggctcgaacccgtgtcccctccattagcaggcggattcttaatcactgcgccaccagggaagtccttcatgcCACCCTTTAAGGCTTGCAGGCTTGTTCACTGATGGGCCCTGGTTGCAGCCTCCCTGTGCAGAGGGCATTTTCCCGCTCTGAGAGGCCGAGTTCCCCAATTAAAATCACCAGCAAAGCCTACACTGGACAGTGAGCAGTGCTTCCATCAGCATCTCAGACCCCTTAGCTCCTTTTGCCCAAGGCCTTGCATCAGCCTATGCATCAGACCTATGAACCCATGTCCCACCCACTAGCAGGGGGCTTCATTGGGTTCTGAGTGCTTCCTCTTTCCATCAGACAGTGGAGGTGGAAGGGATTCATGCTTCTATTTCTGAGCCTGGGATTCCCACAGGGAGCTGGAATGGTAGCATTTGACCCTCTTGTTCTGCTGGCAGCTGTCTTCTGGGCACCTGGGGAGTGTCAGGTGTGTGCAGTCCCTGTGTTCACGGCAGGAAGATAGCAGGAAAGGGGCCGTGAGGGCAGCAGCCCCTCCATGGGGGAAGTCACAGCAGGCAATgtcagagccaggacttgaaggACCGATAGGACTGAGCTGAGCAAGGAGGAGAAAGGACACAGTGTGAGTAAAACTCCAGAGTTTAAAGTTGTGGAGAAAACCCACAGTGTAAGCACTGGGTTGGAATTTACCAGGCAGAGGTAATGGCAGGAGCTCCCTGCAGACTCACTGCAAGGTGATTACTGCTGAAGATAAGCTCAGAGTGTACAGGAAGTGTTACTCGGCAGACACTGAGGGCAGCCTCAGAGGGGGTCAGGATCAACATCTCACTTTCTTGGCTGTTTGTGGAGCTGACTTGAGCTTCTAGATCTTTCACCTTGGAGGCTGGGGTTCTCAGGGGAAATGCAGTATTGTTGCCTGGCAGGCTATGGGTTCGAGTCCCTGCCCCACTGTGTACTGGCGGAGTGTCTGGGCAAGCTCTGAAAGCGTGGCGGAGTCGGGGTGGGGCAGGCGGCAAGGCGTTTTGGCAGGAGTGATGCTTTGATTTTATTGCCAGTGAGATGTGAAGCTGCTGGAAGACCTGGAGGACTTTGGTCACTTTGAGGAGGTGCACTGACTGCTGTGCTCAGCAGTGCTTGACGAGGCAGAcaaagaccagttaggaggccatGGCCATCTAGGTCAGACCTGTGGCTGGCATGGACCTACGGGGCAGCAGACAAGGTGGGAGAAGCAGCCAGATTCTGAgtgtgtttgggtttttccagttGATCAGGTGTGGTGGTGAGAAAAAGAACTGACTTGAGACACACCATTTTTGTTTTGGCCGAGTATCTGGAAGAAGGTGGTCACTGAGCCGGGGAGACTGGGGCTATAGGAGGGTGActtggggaaggagggcaggagctCAGCTGTGGGTCTGTTAAGCTGGAGATACTTATTAAGTTTCTGAGTGGACTTGAGGGCGATAAAGATTGAGGGTTGCCAGCACACTGAGTGCTTTAAGTGCTTCAAGTCTGAGGCTGGACAAGGTCC from Phocoena phocoena chromosome 16, mPhoPho1.1, whole genome shotgun sequence includes the following:
- the ARHGAP22 gene encoding rho GTPase-activating protein 22 isoform X1, with translation MLPTASSKRRTFAARYFARSKSLVMGEQSRSPGQPPCPRRLGPVLKAGWLKKQRSIMKNWQQRWFVLRGDQLFYYKDKDESKPQGFISLQGTQVTELLPGPEDPGKHLFEISPGGCAGEREKVPANPEALLLMASSQRDMEDWVQAIRRVIWAPFGGGVFGQRLEDTVHHERKYGPRLAPLLVEQCVDFIRERGLTEEGLFRMPGQANLVRDLQDSFDCGEKPLFDSTTDVHTVASLLKLYLRELPEPVVPFARYEDFLSCAQLLTKDEGEGTLELAKQVSSLPLVNYNLLRYICKFLDEVQSHSDVNKMSVQNLATVFGPNILRPQIEDPVTIMEGTSLVQHLMTVLIRKHSQLFTSRTTEVPASPRGSPPCTVGWGSEEVTRDSQAEPGSPSAPGLPSHRTSSLDGAAVATFSRTSPTGLGSRSSPAATPGKKVQTLPNWRSSFRQSGSRSGSPKVGISSLEVPIISSGGNWLMNGLSSLRGHRRASSGDRFKDSGSEQRLSTYDNVPLPSPFPSTPSVASMPWSGASSCEASARGSVSSCAACRASGSSACSSLHTEGALEPSPVPSSSEECRSPDLDHGLDRVGACISSSEPSDPGSPTQDLTHRTEALQGLVTELRAELCRQRTEYETSVKRLEEGSADLRKRTLQLEEELDQEKKKYTMLEIKLRNSERAREDAEKRNQLLQKEMEEFFSTLGSLTAGAKGARAPK
- the ARHGAP22 gene encoding rho GTPase-activating protein 22 isoform X2, producing the protein MPFCPARRLKRSRQLPRGCAGEREKVPANPEALLLMASSQRDMEDWVQAIRRVIWAPFGGGVFGQRLEDTVHHERKYGPRLAPLLVEQCVDFIRERGLTEEGLFRMPGQANLVRDLQDSFDCGEKPLFDSTTDVHTVASLLKLYLRELPEPVVPFARYEDFLSCAQLLTKDEGEGTLELAKQVSSLPLVNYNLLRYICKFLDEVQSHSDVNKMSVQNLATVFGPNILRPQIEDPVTIMEGTSLVQHLMTVLIRKHSQLFTSRTTEVPASPRGSPPCTVGWGSEEVTRDSQAEPGSPSAPGLPSHRTSSLDGAAVATFSRTSPTGLGSRSSPAATPGKKVQTLPNWRSSFRQSGSRSGSPKVGISSLEVPIISSGGNWLMNGLSSLRGHRRASSGDRFKDSGSEQRLSTYDNVPLPSPFPSTPSVASMPWSGASSCEASARGSVSSCAACRASGSSACSSLHTEGALEPSPVPSSSEECRSPDLDHGLDRVGACISSSEPSDPGSPTQDLTHRTEALQGLVTELRAELCRQRTEYETSVKRLEEGSADLRKRTLQLEEELDQEKKKYTMLEIKLRNSERAREDAEKRNQLLQKEMEEFFSTLGSLTAGAKGARAPK